Proteins encoded in a region of the Nocardia asteroides genome:
- a CDS encoding 3-oxoacyl-ACP synthase, with translation MSTISGALVSPHSRFESIGAYLPSTVVTTEELLSRMKEPPSFDLEKITGVRERRVRDTRPQSYEDSFTLAVKAVEDCLSRSQYGPEDIDVIISTSISRGKHATRMYMEPSFAMSISRLIGAKNAIVFDISNACAGMLTGTYILDRMIRSGAVRNGLVVSGEAITEIADTAVREISEKYDPQFAALTVGDSGCAIVLDEAVDENDVIHYIEMMTAAEYAHLCLGMPSDKSQGVAMYTDNRRMHNEDRFLLGTNTQRKFLEARGKTFADEKFDYVIHHQFGAAAIPWMNAIAEREFGSPMPPDLRVIEKYGNTSTTSHFIVLHDQLSQQNLPAGSKLLLVPAASGIVTGFVSTTISSLKV, from the coding sequence ATGTCAACGATTTCAGGAGCGCTCGTGTCTCCCCATTCTCGCTTCGAATCCATCGGCGCCTATCTGCCCTCGACTGTCGTTACCACCGAGGAGTTGCTGTCCCGGATGAAGGAACCCCCTTCGTTCGATCTGGAGAAAATCACCGGCGTTCGTGAACGCCGGGTGCGCGATACTCGACCGCAAAGTTACGAAGACTCCTTCACTCTGGCGGTGAAGGCTGTCGAGGACTGTCTGTCCAGGTCACAGTACGGTCCAGAGGACATCGACGTGATCATCTCCACCTCGATCTCGCGAGGCAAGCATGCCACCCGCATGTATATGGAGCCCTCGTTCGCCATGTCGATCAGCCGTCTTATCGGCGCTAAGAACGCCATTGTGTTCGACATTTCCAATGCCTGCGCCGGAATGCTCACCGGTACTTACATCCTGGACCGGATGATCCGATCCGGCGCCGTCCGGAACGGACTCGTTGTCAGCGGCGAGGCGATTACCGAAATTGCCGACACCGCGGTCCGCGAGATTTCCGAGAAATACGATCCGCAGTTTGCGGCGTTGACCGTCGGCGACTCCGGATGCGCGATCGTTTTGGACGAGGCCGTCGATGAAAACGACGTTATCCATTACATCGAGATGATGACCGCCGCGGAGTACGCGCACCTGTGCCTCGGCATGCCGAGCGACAAATCCCAGGGCGTCGCGATGTACACCGACAACCGCCGGATGCACAATGAGGACCGCTTCCTGCTCGGCACCAATACTCAGCGCAAATTCCTCGAGGCGCGGGGCAAGACCTTCGCCGACGAGAAGTTCGACTACGTCATCCACCACCAGTTCGGCGCCGCCGCCATTCCGTGGATGAACGCCATCGCCGAACGGGAGTTCGGTAGCCCGATGCCGCCGGATCTGCGGGTCATCGAGAAGTACGGAAACACTTCCACCACTTCGCATTTCATCGTCCTGCACGATCAGCTCAGCCAGCAGAACCTCCCCGCGGGATCGAAGTTGCTGCTGGTGCCCGCGGCCTCCGGCATCGTCACCGGGTTCGTGTCCACCACCATCTCGTCGCTGAAGGTCTGA
- a CDS encoding acyltransferase, protein MVGFGLIDEWEPGPGRLVSWAASPESVARARRAPVHPAPPSHQQEQYLRLADRHAEADFRYSGLCLVTAEIPTGDLDLDAMTRAVNAFLLRHDTFRTWFRVDSAGAIERHLVPAEDVEFVPVDYGRVDEARAIRDHVQKTTPGPFDWDCFTFGAIEREDSTTVYLAVDHLHTDGFGQYLSGFDLALLYLREVWEDVGLLAPAASYLDYCIAEREYTGRMTLASPGVRKWLELIRGNDGELPSFPLDLGRRTDVYNRSAHRTVTLFDEHTALRFERVCRDNGAEFVGGIFAAAALAERELIGADYYFGMTPVSTRSTAAERASVGWYVTLLPVTFPIGATTTFARAATIAQHAYENGLRLAPTSFQRVVELLPADSDLDLKPGWSTPMISYVDARELLGNELFDLASCGLYANRAASEQVLIWINRLASETTLSVIYPDTPVAHGSVERYVATLRAVFTAAAADTH, encoded by the coding sequence GTGGTCGGTTTCGGGCTGATCGATGAATGGGAGCCGGGGCCCGGCCGGCTGGTCAGCTGGGCGGCGTCACCGGAGTCGGTGGCGCGCGCCCGGCGGGCGCCGGTTCACCCCGCCCCGCCCTCGCACCAGCAGGAGCAGTATCTCCGGCTCGCCGACCGGCACGCGGAGGCGGATTTCCGGTACTCGGGCCTGTGCCTGGTGACCGCGGAGATCCCGACCGGCGATCTCGACTTGGACGCGATGACGCGGGCGGTCAACGCGTTCCTGTTGCGCCACGACACCTTCCGGACCTGGTTCCGGGTTGACTCCGCGGGTGCGATCGAGCGTCATCTCGTACCCGCGGAGGACGTCGAGTTCGTGCCGGTCGATTACGGCCGCGTCGACGAGGCGCGGGCCATCCGCGATCATGTCCAGAAGACGACGCCAGGGCCCTTCGACTGGGACTGCTTCACCTTCGGGGCGATCGAGCGCGAGGATTCGACCACGGTCTACCTGGCGGTCGATCATCTGCACACCGACGGATTCGGCCAGTATCTGTCCGGATTCGACCTCGCACTGCTGTATCTGCGGGAGGTGTGGGAAGACGTCGGCCTGCTGGCCCCCGCGGCCAGCTATCTCGACTACTGCATCGCCGAGCGGGAGTACACGGGCCGGATGACGCTCGCCTCGCCAGGCGTGCGCAAGTGGCTGGAGCTCATCCGCGGCAACGACGGCGAACTACCCTCGTTCCCCTTGGATCTGGGCAGGCGCACCGATGTGTACAACCGCAGCGCCCACCGCACGGTCACCCTGTTCGACGAGCACACCGCGCTGCGATTCGAGCGGGTCTGCCGCGACAACGGCGCGGAATTCGTCGGTGGCATCTTCGCCGCGGCGGCGCTGGCCGAGCGTGAGCTCATCGGTGCCGACTACTACTTCGGCATGACGCCCGTCAGCACCCGCAGCACCGCCGCGGAACGCGCGTCGGTCGGCTGGTACGTGACGCTGCTGCCGGTGACCTTTCCGATCGGCGCCACCACCACCTTCGCGCGCGCCGCGACCATCGCGCAGCACGCCTACGAGAACGGACTACGGCTGGCCCCCACCTCGTTCCAGCGCGTGGTGGAACTGCTGCCCGCGGACTCCGATCTCGACCTGAAACCGGGCTGGTCCACGCCGATGATCTCGTACGTGGACGCCAGGGAGCTGCTCGGCAACGAGTTGTTCGACCTCGCGTCGTGCGGGCTGTACGCCAATCGCGCCGCCTCCGAGCAGGTGCTGATCTGGATCAACCGGCTGGCGTCGGAAACCACGCTGAGCGTCATCTATCCGGACACACCGGTGGCGCACGGCTCCGTCGAACGCTATGTGGCCACGCTGCGAGCGGTGTTCACGGCGGCGGCCGCGGACACCCACTAG
- a CDS encoding NAD-dependent epimerase/dehydratase family protein, whose translation MSKVLVTGASGFLGGALVRRLVRDGEHDVSILVRRTSNLNDLGADVDKVQLVYGDLTDPASLEQATRGVDIVFHSAARVDERGTRQQFWNENVRATERLLEAARRGGTARFVFISSPSTMMDYYGGDQLDVDESVPYPRRYLNLYAETKAAAERAVLAADTEGFRTCALRPRAIWGAGDRTGPIVRLLGRTGAGTLPDLSFGRTVYASLCHVDNVVDACVKAAASDAVGGKAYFVADAEKTDVWGFLGEVATRLGYQPPTRRPHPRVINAAVRVIETIWRIPAIATRWSPPLSRYTVALLTRSATYDTTAAARDFGYRPVVDRDSGLTAFLAWLETQGGAVELTRNVR comes from the coding sequence ATGAGCAAAGTCCTGGTGACCGGCGCGTCCGGATTTCTGGGCGGCGCACTCGTGCGCAGGCTGGTGCGCGACGGTGAGCACGACGTCTCGATCCTGGTGCGCCGCACCAGCAACCTGAACGACCTCGGCGCCGACGTCGACAAGGTCCAGCTCGTCTACGGCGACCTGACCGATCCCGCTTCGCTCGAGCAAGCGACCCGCGGGGTCGACATCGTGTTCCACAGCGCGGCCCGCGTGGACGAGCGCGGCACCCGGCAACAGTTCTGGAACGAGAACGTCCGGGCCACCGAGCGACTGCTCGAGGCGGCCCGGCGCGGCGGGACGGCGCGATTCGTGTTCATCTCCAGCCCGAGCACGATGATGGACTACTACGGCGGCGACCAGCTCGACGTCGACGAATCGGTGCCGTACCCGCGGCGCTACCTGAACCTGTATGCCGAGACCAAAGCCGCGGCGGAGCGGGCGGTACTGGCCGCCGACACCGAAGGGTTCCGCACCTGCGCCCTGCGCCCGCGCGCGATCTGGGGCGCGGGCGACCGGACCGGTCCCATCGTGCGGCTGCTCGGCCGGACCGGAGCGGGGACGCTGCCGGATCTGTCCTTCGGTCGCACCGTGTACGCCTCGCTGTGCCACGTGGACAACGTCGTCGACGCCTGTGTGAAGGCGGCCGCTTCGGACGCGGTCGGCGGCAAAGCGTACTTCGTCGCCGACGCCGAGAAAACCGACGTCTGGGGATTCCTCGGCGAGGTGGCCACCCGGCTGGGATACCAGCCGCCGACCAGGAGACCCCACCCGCGGGTGATCAACGCGGCGGTGCGCGTCATCGAGACGATCTGGCGTATTCCGGCCATCGCGACCCGCTGGTCACCACCGCTGTCGCGCTACACGGTCGCCCTCTTGACCCGCAGCGCCACATATGACACCACCGCCGCCGCGCGCGATTTCGGCTATCGGCCGGTCGTGGACCGCGACAGCGGACTGACCGCCTTCCTCGCCTGGCTGGAAACCCAGGGCGGGGCGGTCGAACTCACCCGGAATGTGCGCTGA
- a CDS encoding TetR/AcrR family transcriptional regulator, translated as MVEGDGSIPGMRRWRGLSPADRVATRREQLIEACTELMATVGAAEASMRGVCRQAGLTERYFYESFPNLDALLMTVLDTVVLGARDRLLEELPNAPLERDSMFRHMVGIFTDYLLEDRRRGRIMFIESQATPVLMPRANELIGLFTAPIALVITAGDYSEPIPDEHDHALNASAIFGALAYLYRPWLDGEIPVSRERFDAHAADVIERIATARSSLSTEA; from the coding sequence ATGGTCGAAGGCGACGGATCGATACCGGGCATGCGCCGCTGGCGCGGACTCTCCCCCGCCGATCGCGTCGCCACGCGCCGGGAACAGTTGATCGAGGCGTGCACGGAACTGATGGCGACCGTCGGCGCAGCCGAGGCGTCCATGCGCGGCGTCTGCCGGCAGGCCGGGCTGACCGAGCGCTATTTCTACGAGAGCTTCCCGAACCTGGACGCGCTGCTGATGACCGTGCTGGACACCGTGGTCCTCGGCGCGCGTGACCGGTTGCTCGAGGAACTGCCCAACGCACCCCTCGAACGCGACTCGATGTTCCGCCACATGGTCGGCATCTTCACCGACTATCTGCTGGAGGACCGCCGCCGCGGCCGGATCATGTTCATCGAATCGCAAGCCACTCCGGTGCTCATGCCGCGCGCCAACGAACTGATCGGCCTGTTCACAGCGCCGATCGCGCTCGTCATCACCGCGGGCGACTACTCCGAGCCGATTCCCGACGAGCACGACCACGCGCTCAACGCCAGCGCCATCTTCGGCGCGCTCGCCTATCTGTACCGCCCCTGGCTCGACGGTGAAATCCCTGTCTCGCGGGAACGTTTCGACGCGCACGCCGCCGACGTCATCGAACGGATCGCCACGGCCCGCTCCTCGCTGAGCACAGAGGCCTAG
- a CDS encoding AMP-binding protein: MTTGTYWQAIDRFRAVVRTDPTRVAVRYADGIDLDGLPAYRHLTYGELDAWSDTIAQRLAASGVGTGTRTIVLVLPSPELYAIMFGLLKLGAVAVVIDPGMGVRKMLRCLRAVDAEAFIGIPQAHALRVLFRHGFRTVRTTVTVGRRWFWRGESLRDWGRTPTGAVTGVRPAAEDDLLLIAFTTGSTGPAKAVRLTHGNLAAMVEQVHLARAEVAPEASLITLPLVGVLDLLLGSRCVLPPLIPSKVGATDPAHVVDAIERFGVRTMFASPAVLIPLLEYLRAHPAALQSLDSVYSGGAPVPDWCIAGLRAVLHEDAKIVAGYGSTEALPMSTIESRELLNGLVERAHRGAGTCIGRPSHQVRARIVAITDDAIPTWARAEELAGELENTGGIGELVVAGPNVSTSYQWPEQANTLGKIVDGDRIWHRTGDLAWIDDQGRIWFCGRKSQRVVTAHGPMFTVQVEQIFNTVAGVARTALVGMGARGAQRPVLCVEPKPGADTDLVEVALRAHGARFDLTRTIADFLVHPSFPVDIRHNAKIGREQLTVWAARQLGTDD, from the coding sequence GTGACAACGGGAACCTACTGGCAGGCCATCGATCGGTTTCGTGCGGTCGTCCGCACCGACCCCACCCGTGTGGCCGTGCGCTACGCGGATGGGATCGACCTCGATGGCCTGCCGGCCTACCGGCACCTTACCTATGGCGAGCTGGACGCGTGGTCGGACACCATCGCCCAGCGGCTCGCCGCGTCGGGTGTCGGCACCGGGACCCGCACCATCGTGCTGGTGCTGCCGAGCCCGGAGCTGTACGCGATCATGTTCGGCCTGCTCAAACTCGGAGCTGTGGCGGTCGTGATCGACCCGGGCATGGGCGTGCGGAAGATGCTGCGCTGCCTGCGCGCCGTGGACGCCGAGGCGTTCATCGGCATCCCGCAGGCGCACGCGCTGCGCGTGCTGTTCCGGCACGGCTTCCGCACCGTCCGCACCACGGTCACGGTCGGCAGGCGCTGGTTCTGGCGCGGCGAGTCGCTGCGGGACTGGGGCCGCACCCCCACCGGCGCGGTCACCGGGGTACGCCCGGCCGCCGAGGACGACCTGCTGCTCATCGCGTTCACCACCGGCAGCACCGGCCCGGCCAAGGCCGTGCGGCTGACGCACGGCAACCTGGCCGCGATGGTGGAGCAGGTGCACCTGGCGCGGGCGGAGGTCGCGCCGGAGGCCTCGCTGATCACCCTTCCGCTGGTCGGCGTGCTGGATCTGCTGCTCGGCTCGCGATGCGTGCTGCCGCCGCTGATCCCGAGCAAGGTGGGCGCGACCGATCCCGCGCACGTCGTCGACGCGATCGAGAGGTTCGGGGTGCGAACCATGTTCGCCTCCCCCGCCGTGCTGATCCCGTTGCTGGAGTATCTGCGCGCCCACCCGGCCGCACTGCAGTCGCTGGACAGCGTCTACTCCGGCGGTGCGCCGGTGCCGGACTGGTGCATCGCCGGACTGCGTGCGGTACTCCATGAGGACGCGAAGATCGTCGCGGGGTACGGATCCACCGAGGCGCTGCCGATGTCCACCATCGAGTCCCGGGAACTGCTGAACGGATTGGTGGAACGGGCACACCGCGGCGCGGGAACATGCATCGGCAGGCCCTCCCACCAGGTGCGGGCGCGCATCGTCGCCATCACCGACGACGCCATACCGACGTGGGCGCGGGCCGAGGAACTCGCCGGCGAGCTGGAGAACACCGGCGGGATCGGCGAACTCGTGGTCGCCGGGCCGAACGTCAGCACCAGCTACCAATGGCCGGAGCAGGCGAACACCCTGGGCAAGATCGTCGACGGCGACCGGATCTGGCACCGCACCGGCGATCTCGCGTGGATCGATGACCAAGGGCGGATCTGGTTCTGCGGACGCAAGAGCCAGCGCGTGGTGACGGCGCACGGACCCATGTTCACCGTCCAGGTGGAGCAGATCTTCAACACCGTCGCGGGCGTGGCCCGCACGGCGCTGGTCGGGATGGGGGCGCGTGGAGCGCAGCGACCGGTGCTCTGCGTCGAACCGAAGCCCGGCGCGGACACCGACCTCGTCGAAGTCGCGCTGCGGGCCCACGGGGCGCGGTTCGACCTCACCAGGACGATCGCCGACTTCTTGGTCCACCCGTCCTTCCCCGTCGACATCCGGCACAACGCCAAGATCGGGCGCGAGCAGCTCACGGTGTGGGCGGCCCGGCAGCTCGGAACGGACGACTGA
- a CDS encoding peptide synthetase, which yields MSNASVFRRKITPTEHLYFSTRRVTPPFVMHLAVHGDGSLDPAALQRAVDVASAATPGARLVRDGGDWVDSGLGASVRVVPGWSLNYDALEHDAVLDSPIGPTPERTTEVLLLTGAQTTVLFRAFHGVMDGMGLRMWVDDVFRALRGHPPLGAADPIADAELVARIGAPGKPTLVLPRFPAPTGRGRQNPAGPRWLLRHRTIEASGKGIVARVAAVLAAESGARSRFMIPVDLRRHDPALRSTANLALPLFLDVSPGESWETISARMRTGLREKRELNELDNGKLSMFPAAVIRGILRGSNWLGARLNRNMVSATVSHMGAVDLDEMAVPGWTPTTMRALPQHSGAMPLLFAMVEARGKLELTVSCRNGAGIEPRLEALLDKITARLEADLAPHDTAVR from the coding sequence ATGAGCAACGCCTCTGTCTTCCGTCGGAAGATCACTCCCACCGAACACCTCTATTTCTCCACGCGGAGGGTGACCCCACCGTTCGTCATGCACCTCGCCGTCCACGGCGACGGCAGCCTGGACCCGGCCGCGCTGCAGCGGGCCGTCGACGTGGCCTCGGCGGCCACACCCGGCGCCCGCCTGGTCCGCGACGGCGGCGACTGGGTGGACAGCGGTCTGGGCGCGAGCGTGCGCGTCGTGCCGGGATGGTCGCTGAACTACGACGCCTTGGAGCACGACGCGGTGCTCGACAGCCCGATCGGTCCCACGCCGGAGCGGACCACCGAGGTGCTGCTGCTCACCGGCGCGCAGACCACCGTCCTGTTCCGCGCCTTCCACGGCGTGATGGACGGCATGGGTTTGCGGATGTGGGTGGACGACGTATTCCGCGCCTTGCGCGGGCATCCACCCCTCGGCGCTGCCGACCCGATCGCCGACGCCGAGCTGGTGGCCCGGATCGGCGCGCCGGGCAAACCGACTCTGGTCCTGCCGAGGTTCCCGGCGCCGACCGGCCGCGGCCGCCAGAATCCGGCGGGCCCGCGCTGGCTGCTGCGCCACCGCACCATCGAGGCTTCCGGGAAGGGCATCGTCGCACGGGTCGCGGCGGTCCTGGCCGCCGAATCCGGCGCGAGATCGCGCTTCATGATCCCGGTCGATCTGCGCAGGCACGATCCCGCGCTGCGCTCCACCGCGAACCTGGCGCTGCCGCTGTTCCTCGACGTCTCCCCCGGCGAGAGCTGGGAGACGATCAGCGCGCGGATGCGTACCGGGCTGCGGGAGAAACGGGAACTGAACGAGTTGGACAACGGCAAGCTGTCGATGTTCCCGGCCGCTGTGATCCGCGGGATACTGCGCGGCAGCAACTGGCTCGGGGCACGGCTGAACCGGAACATGGTGTCGGCCACCGTCTCCCACATGGGCGCGGTCGATCTCGACGAGATGGCCGTCCCCGGCTGGACGCCGACCACCATGCGGGCGCTGCCGCAGCACAGCGGCGCGATGCCGCTGCTGTTCGCCATGGTCGAGGCGCGCGGGAAACTGGAGCTGACCGTCTCCTGCCGCAACGGCGCGGGCATCGAGCCGCGGCTGGAGGCGCTGCTGGACAAGATCACCGCGCGGCTGGAAGCCGACCTCGCGCCGCACGATACGGCCGTGCGATGA
- a CDS encoding MMPL family transporter, which produces MNALARIVLARPKAVLAIVTGVMLLSGLLGIGASEKVTAAGFIDPGSESAHVDRLVSDHFGPQNPDVVVRYTAPEGQTLDDIGPRVQESLARIDAAMLQRPIETYWNAGIARKQFLRSADNRHALAVVYLAGDANRRVSAYPAIEPQLRVPGVPTDLSGYSAISTEINAQSQHDLLRAESVSLPLTLLILVLVFGGLIAASFPVVVGGLTVLGAMGAIRVLAELTEVSTFAMNIASLLGLGMAIDYGLFLVTRFREEVADGHEVRSAIARTYATAGRTVAFSALLLVCAFAGTFVFPQAVLRSLGIGAITAVALAAGISLTVLPALLALFGARIGTARAIERSDRFWGGLVDRVLRRPGLVTVVVGAVLLVFAAPLAGLRLGDIDHRALPPGNPMRVTVEELTAQFPAAGSGVTAVLHGTDGPPQSAAVDAAAAALGEVDGVRQVVQVGRAEDFVVFHAFLRDTDRTEAATATVRGMRGMTPPDGTVLWIGGDTAATVDSVRSIVAAMPWMILVMVTATVVLLSVAFRSIVLPLKAVVLAFLSLAATFGVLTWIFCGGHLSGLLGVSTGPITAGMLVLIIAVVFGLSTDYEVFLLSRMVEAHEAGADTAAAVRAGTVKTARVITAAATLLVIVTGAFTLSPLTPMRFLGLGMIIALVVDATLVRMLLVPALVQLMGPANWWSPRRRRVVAATVDRIRERASATR; this is translated from the coding sequence ATGAACGCGCTCGCCCGGATCGTCCTCGCGCGGCCGAAAGCGGTGCTGGCCATCGTGACCGGCGTGATGCTGCTGTCCGGCCTGCTGGGGATCGGAGCGTCCGAGAAGGTCACGGCCGCCGGGTTCATCGACCCCGGCAGCGAGTCCGCGCACGTGGATCGGCTCGTGAGCGACCACTTCGGACCGCAGAATCCCGACGTGGTCGTGCGATACACCGCGCCGGAGGGCCAGACCCTCGACGACATCGGGCCTCGTGTGCAGGAATCGCTCGCACGGATCGACGCGGCGATGCTGCAACGGCCGATCGAAACCTATTGGAACGCCGGAATCGCCCGCAAGCAATTCCTGCGTTCGGCGGACAACCGGCACGCACTCGCCGTGGTGTACCTCGCCGGTGACGCCAACCGGCGAGTCAGCGCGTACCCGGCGATCGAGCCGCAGCTCCGGGTGCCGGGTGTGCCGACCGACCTGTCCGGCTACAGCGCCATCTCCACCGAGATCAACGCGCAGTCCCAGCACGATCTCCTGCGGGCGGAATCGGTCTCCCTGCCGCTGACGCTGCTCATTCTGGTGCTGGTCTTCGGCGGGCTCATCGCCGCGTCCTTCCCGGTGGTGGTCGGCGGCTTGACGGTGCTCGGCGCGATGGGCGCCATCCGGGTGCTCGCGGAGCTCACCGAAGTGAGCACGTTCGCGATGAACATCGCCTCACTGCTCGGACTCGGAATGGCCATCGACTACGGGCTGTTCCTGGTGACCCGGTTCCGTGAGGAAGTCGCCGACGGGCACGAGGTGCGGTCCGCGATCGCACGCACCTACGCGACCGCCGGCCGTACCGTCGCGTTCTCGGCGCTGCTGCTGGTCTGCGCGTTCGCCGGGACGTTCGTCTTCCCGCAGGCGGTGTTGCGGTCGCTCGGCATCGGCGCGATCACCGCGGTGGCGCTGGCCGCCGGGATCTCGCTCACCGTGCTGCCCGCATTGCTGGCCCTGTTCGGCGCGCGAATCGGCACCGCTCGGGCGATCGAACGCAGCGACCGGTTCTGGGGCGGCCTGGTCGATCGGGTGCTGCGGCGGCCGGGTCTGGTGACCGTGGTGGTCGGCGCCGTCCTGCTGGTCTTCGCGGCGCCGCTGGCCGGTCTGCGGCTGGGCGACATAGACCATCGGGCGTTGCCCCCGGGCAACCCCATGCGCGTCACCGTCGAAGAACTCACCGCGCAGTTCCCCGCGGCAGGTAGCGGCGTAACCGCCGTGCTGCACGGCACAGACGGGCCGCCGCAGTCGGCCGCCGTCGACGCGGCCGCGGCGGCGCTCGGCGAGGTCGACGGGGTGCGGCAGGTCGTTCAAGTGGGTCGCGCCGAGGACTTCGTCGTCTTCCACGCGTTCCTGCGCGACACCGACCGCACCGAAGCTGCCACTGCCACGGTGCGCGGCATGCGCGGCATGACTCCACCGGACGGCACCGTCTTGTGGATCGGCGGTGACACCGCGGCCACCGTGGACAGCGTGCGCTCCATCGTCGCGGCCATGCCCTGGATGATCCTCGTCATGGTCACCGCGACGGTGGTGCTGCTGTCCGTCGCGTTCCGCTCGATCGTACTGCCGCTCAAGGCCGTGGTTCTCGCGTTCCTGAGCCTCGCCGCCACGTTCGGCGTGCTCACCTGGATCTTCTGCGGCGGGCATCTGTCGGGCCTGCTCGGCGTGAGCACCGGCCCGATCACCGCGGGCATGCTGGTACTGATCATCGCGGTCGTCTTCGGGCTCTCCACCGACTACGAGGTGTTCCTGCTCTCACGCATGGTCGAAGCGCACGAGGCGGGCGCCGACACCGCGGCGGCGGTACGCGCGGGCACGGTCAAGACCGCGCGAGTGATCACCGCGGCGGCCACTCTCCTGGTGATCGTCACCGGCGCGTTCACCCTGTCGCCGCTCACCCCCATGCGTTTCCTCGGCCTCGGCATGATCATCGCGCTCGTCGTGGACGCCACTCTGGTCCGGATGCTCCTGGTACCGGCCCTGGTGCAGCTGATGGGCCCGGCCAACTGGTGGTCCCCGCGCCGCCGCCGCGTCGTTGCGGCCACCGTCGACCGGATCCGAGAACGCGCGTCGGCCACGCGCTGA
- a CDS encoding metal-dependent hydrolase, translating into MGSAVYTDQAHAINARAVEFDFATVPMHYIPGEPMATHIINVMHLVLPEGERAMAQALAEALPLIEDERLREEVRGFIGQESMHASSHEKAREQLERLGLEVGPMVERVTWLVDRVLGDHGLTGRARREWLCERLALFAGMEHYTAVIGEWLLTNDKLEAKGMHPAMLDLIRWHGAEEVEHRSVVYDAYMHLDGGYARKARQAVLASAGLLALFVVSGGYLFHKDPSERKGRFWPLQLASASVRGVVPSFTTFFTEIPRYLRPGFHPSQLGPMDNALRYLAQSPAARAAGA; encoded by the coding sequence ATGGGCTCTGCCGTATATACCGACCAGGCACACGCCATCAACGCGCGGGCGGTGGAATTCGACTTCGCCACGGTGCCGATGCACTACATCCCCGGCGAGCCGATGGCCACCCACATCATCAACGTCATGCACCTGGTGCTCCCCGAAGGGGAGCGCGCGATGGCGCAGGCGCTGGCCGAGGCGCTACCCCTGATCGAGGACGAGCGGTTACGCGAGGAAGTCCGCGGGTTCATCGGACAGGAATCCATGCACGCCAGCTCGCACGAGAAGGCGCGCGAGCAGTTGGAACGGCTCGGCTTGGAAGTCGGCCCGATGGTCGAGCGCGTGACCTGGCTGGTCGACCGGGTGCTCGGCGACCACGGGCTGACCGGACGGGCCAGACGAGAGTGGCTGTGCGAGCGGCTCGCGCTGTTCGCGGGCATGGAGCACTACACCGCGGTGATCGGGGAGTGGCTGCTGACCAACGACAAGCTGGAAGCCAAGGGCATGCACCCGGCGATGCTCGACCTGATCCGCTGGCACGGCGCCGAGGAAGTCGAGCACCGCAGCGTGGTCTACGACGCGTACATGCACCTCGACGGCGGATACGCTCGCAAGGCCCGGCAGGCGGTGCTGGCCAGCGCGGGATTGCTCGCCTTGTTCGTCGTCTCCGGCGGCTATCTGTTCCATAAGGATCCGTCCGAACGCAAGGGCCGATTCTGGCCGCTGCAACTGGCGAGCGCGTCGGTCCGCGGTGTGGTGCCGAGCTTCACCACCTTTTTCACCGAGATCCCGCGCTATCTGCGGCCGGGATTCCATCCCTCCCAGCTCGGGCCGATGGACAACGCGCTGCGTTACCTGGCGCAGTCGCCCGCGGCACGGGCGGCAGGCGCGTGA